A genomic stretch from Fusarium musae strain F31 chromosome 9, whole genome shotgun sequence includes:
- a CDS encoding hypothetical protein (EggNog:ENOG41): MTSWISLLVALAACAPQVQASCAYGTHLHRRTDVIHAPKFGYSAANGPANWYNLDPKANELCATGHHQSPINLASGSFSTIPASDLNIEIPNFTKGAEFENLGSTVEVVTEGLGGKINIENTTYHLKQFHFHLPSEHIDNGTSLAMEMHMVHASGDGKLAVIGVFIDLDDGAANSYKFRETRRGKTDITATKSTVVTTVLNAVDKIATLGQTTHIKALKMSEIVSLLNEGEFQSENVKWFVSTRKVSIPTRTYLKARSVIGYNARFPQNAPGEENILSLVADEIEHHDD, translated from the exons ATGACTTCTTGGATATCTTTGTTGGTTGCTCTGGCTGCTTGTGCGCCGCAGGTCCAGGCGTCGTGTGCGTATGGAACGCATCTCCATCGGAGAACTGATGTTATTCATGCTCCCAAGTTTGGATACTCTGCTGCCAAT GGCCCAGCGAACTGGTACAATTTAGACCCCAAGGCCAACGAACTATGCGCAACCGGCCACCACCAATCCCCCATCAACCTCGCCTCCGGTTCATTCAGCACCATCCCTGCCTCAGACCTAAACATCGAGATTCCCAACTTCACCAAGGGCGCTGAGTTCGAGAACCTGGGAAGCACAGTCGAAGTAGTAACCGAAGGCCTCGGCGGTAAAATCAACATCGAAAACACAACATACCACCTAAAGCAATTCCACTTCCATCTTCCCAGCGAGCACATCGACAACGGTACGAGTCTAGCCATGGAGATGCACATGGTTCACGCCAGCGGAGACGGCAAACTCGCCGTCATCGGTGTCTTTATCGACCTCGACGACGGAGCGGCCAATTCGTATAAATTCAGGGAGACGCGTAGGGGCAAGACAGACATCACTGCTACCAAATCCACTGTCGTTACTACCGTTCTCAACGCGGTGGATAAGATTGCGACGCTGGGACAAACCACTCACATCAAGGCTCTCAAAATGTCCGAGATTGTATCGCTCCTCAACGAGGGTGAATTCCAATC TGAGAATGTCAAGTGGTTCGTCTCCACTCGGAAGGTTTCTATTCCTACGCGAACTTATTTGAAGGCCCGATCTGTCATCGGCTACAACGCTCGCTTCCCTCAGAATGCGCCTGGGGAGGAGAAtatcttgagcttggtcgctgatgagattgagcaCCACGATGACTAA
- a CDS encoding hypothetical protein (EggNog:ENOG41) — MRTTRTGTASVLDTTLTRLIDDVTENGSCFFADDENLQHYKSHLSHLETASKIALLRECLCVRPPLPLLPEDLLQDIDTILAQLHQHKILTPVSSLSPSRLIEHGGHGATRIHLWRGDITTLTGVTAITNAANSQGLGCFQPTHRCIDNIIHAEAGPRLREECFRRMQVRGKELEPGDVLVTGGHALFASSVMHTVGPQLKRGASPSETERRQLAKCYESILEALELLPSEEDGSKSVALCCISTGLFAFPADEAAEIAVSTVTSWLQKHPSTTITDVIFNTFTESDTEIYSKLLGASPTKPLSHTKSLPQNSLSLARHWLASADAVLVTAGAGLSAAEGLDYHSRDLFKKNFPGCLKLGLTSLYSVFGFNGWPSEEHRWGYFFTHLNMVANWSNTPTYQALIPWLKSFGQDAFVRTSNADGLFLANGWPKEQLSTPQGSYGYLQCLNNCRVDAVVPSAPLVADAMPHIDKTQKLLDSSKIPLCRFCGSKMSICVRAGSWFNQAPFQKGEAQWKAWKSRVLREKKNVVILELGVGMNTPGVLRWPNEDLVMRSEGRVKLVRVGMGPEAMVPWDQEDDGLSTCIQGDIGRAIPLLLE; from the coding sequence atgagAACAACCCGCACAGGAACCGCCTCTGTCTTGGACACAACTCTTACACGTCTCATAGATGATGTTACAGAGAATGGATCATGTTTTTTTGCAGACGATGAGAACTTGCAGCATTACAAAAGTCACTTAAGCCATCTCGAAACAGCATCAAAGATAGCTCTGCTTCGGGAATGTCTATGCGTGCGACCGCCTTTGCCACTCCTACCCGAGGACCTCCTTCAAGACATCGACACCATCCTCGCACAGCTTCATCAGCACAAGATACTTACTCCAGTCTCCTCACTCTCGCCGTCGCGCTTGATCGAACATGGTGGCCATGGGGCAACTAGGATTCATCTCTGGAGAGGCGACATCACGACCTTGACGGGTGTCACAGCTATCACTAACGCCGCCAACAGCCAGGGCCTGGGATGCTTTCAACCAACTCACCGATGTatcgacaacatcatccaTGCTGAGGCAGGACCACGACTACGTGAAGAGTGCTTTCGACGGATGCAAGTCAGAGGAAAGGAGCTTGAGCCTGGAGATGTACTTGTCACTGGAGGTCATGCGCTCTTCGCTTCTTCAGTGATGCATACCGTTGGACCGCAGCTCAAGAGAGGTGCTTCACCTAGTGAAACTGAGAGGAGGCAACTGGCGAAGTGCTACGAGTCGATTCTTGAAGCTTTAGAACTTTTGCCATCTGAGGAGGATGGTAGCAAGTCAGTCGCTCTGTGCTGCATCTCGACCGGTTTGTTTGCATTTCCGGCAGATGAGGCAGCTGAGATTGCAGTGTCAACCGTCACATCCTGGCTTCAGAAGCATCCGTCAACGACGATTACAGACGTTATCTTCAACACATTCACCGAATCAGACACTGAGATTTACTCAAAGCTTCTTGGGGCTTCGCCGACAAAACCGCTCTCACATACCAAGAGCCTGCCACAGAATTCTCTCAGCTTGGCGCGACACTGGCTCGCTTCAGCAGACGCTGTCCTCGTCACAGCCGGCGCAGGTCTATCAGCTGCAGAAGGCTTGGACTACCATTCTCGGGacctcttcaagaagaacttcCCGGGCTGTCTCAAGCTTGGTTTGACTTCATTATACAGTGTCTTTGGCTTTAACGGCTGGCCTTCCGAGGAGCATCGCTGGGGGTATTTCTTTACTCATCTAAATATGGTGGCAAACTGGTCAAATACGCCGACTTACCAGGCTCTGATCCCATGGCTGAAGAGTTTTGGGCAAGACGCGTTTGTGCGGACGTCAAATGCCGATGGGCTCTTTCTCGCAAATGGCTGGCCAAAAGAGCAACTTTCTACGCCGCAGGGCTCGTATGGCTATTTGCAGTGTCTGAATAACTGTAGAGTTGACGCTGTCGTGCCATCTGCTCCTCTTGTAGCTGATGCAATGCCTCATATTGACAAGACGCAAAAACTGTTAGACTCGAGCAAGATTCCTTTGTGCAGGTTCTGCGGTTCGAAAATGAGTATCTGCGTCCGAGCGGGTTCATGGTTCAATCAAGCGCCTTTCCAAAAAGGCGAAGCTCAATGGAAAGCATGGAAGTCTCGGGTCctaagagaaaagaagaatgtGGTGATTTTAGAACTTGGCGTTGGAATGAACACTCCAGGTGTTTTGCGATGGCCGAATGAAGATTTGGTGATGCGAAGTGAAGGGCGAGTCAAGCTGGTTCGCGTTGGCATGGGCCCTGAAGCGATGGTGCCATGGGATCAGGAAGACGACGGTCTGAGCACTTGTATTCAAGGCGACATCGGGCGCGCGATTCCTCTGTTACTAGAATAA
- a CDS encoding hypothetical protein (EggNog:ENOG41), whose protein sequence is MAPLYRKTLVLGASSGIGEALAAKLIATGTKVIVVGRRGDKLDEFVEKHGEDSARAVVFDVTDLNGIKSFAESIIQSDPDLDSIVFSSGIQRGFNFANPETLDLSVLGEELTTNYTSAVHLTAAFLPHFKSQPGGHLIYISATLGLIPSMIRTPNYNASKSALHTFILNVREQLKASGVSNIRMVEVFPPAVQTELHDEKHQPDLVNGGEIGMPIGEFTERMFDGLGRGDEQFAVGPGESLFKEDGFETQRMKLYDAGREFINKSLAKYLKK, encoded by the coding sequence ATGGCTCCCTTGTACAGAAAGACCCTCGTGCTCGGTGCCTCTTCCGGTATTGGAGAGGCCCTTGCCGCCAAGCTCATAGCCACAGGGACAAAGGTCATTGTCGTCGGTAGACGGGGCGATAAGCTTGACGAGTTTGTGGAGAAGCATGGAGAGGATAGTGCAAGGGCTGTTGTGTTTGACGTCACGGATTTGAATGGAATCAAAAGCTTTGCTGAGTCTATCATACAGTCGGATCCAGATTTGGACTCTATCGTGTTTAGTTCGGGGATTCAGCGAGGATTTAACTTTGCGAATCCTGAAACTCTGGATCTATCTGTTCTTGGCGAGGAACTTACCACCAATTATACATCTGCCGTGCATCTCACCGCAGCATTCCTCCCTCACTTCAAGAGCCAACCCGGCGGCCATCTAATCTACATCAGCGCAACACTCGGTCTAATCCCCTCCATGATCCGAACACCAAACTACAATGCATCCAAATCCGCGCTTCACACATTCATTCTAAACGTTCGAGAGCAACTAAAAGCTAGCGGAGTGTCTAATATCCGCATGGTTGAAGTTTTTCCGCCGGCTGTTCAGACGGAGTTGCATGATGAGAAGCATCAGCCTGATTTGGTGAACGGGGGAGAAATTGGAATGCCTATTGGTGAGTTTACGGAGAGGATGTTTGATGGGCTTGGTAGGGGGGATGAGCAGTTTGCTGTTGGGCCGGGGGAGAGTTTGTTTAAAGAGGATGGGTTTGAGACGCAGAGGATGAAGCTTTATGATGCGGGACGGGAGTTCATCAATAAATCCTTAGCTAAGTACCTGAAGAAGTAG
- a CDS encoding hypothetical protein (EggNog:ENOG41) produces the protein MRFTGISAIFLAALVTDHVHANERCTNQLTNDWSRRYEAWSNSWVPNADAVCGNLWNNLGQYPECAGVSDQYCGYDNSGSSLVWAFTTGSGCEAQSVMDSWYWATKNQWGNIDCRQG, from the coding sequence TTTCACCGGCATCTCAGCAATCTTCCTTGCCGCTCTCGTGACCGATCACGTTCACGCCAACGAGCGCTGCACCAACCAGCTCACCAACGACTGGTCCCGTCGCTACGAGGCCTGGTCCAACTCCTGGGTTCCCAATGCCGATGCCGTCTGCGGCAATCTCTGGAACAACCTCGGCCAATACCCTGAGTGTGCTGGCGTGAGTGACCAGTACTGTGGCTATGACAACAGCGGTTCTTCGCTCGTTTGGGCGTTTACCACTGGAAGTGGTTGCGAGGCGCAATCCGTCATGGATTCTTGGTATTGGGCTACTAAGAACCAGTGGGGCAACATTGACTGCAGACAAGGATAG
- a CDS encoding hypothetical protein (EggNog:ENOG41) translates to MGPTQLDASGQNSESEKPTHVETEHAAGTYHEKNAFQAHADESGEGQDAKMTKRRFMALVSQAFLWTGSQIPVYLFGGVPPYIYADIGGHDRWTWFVLANLLSLAAVCPFVGSLSDMFGRRYVALSGASFIVLGMIVCSTAHNMNVFIGGMVLAGVGAGINELTALAATSEMAPTAQRGKYVSILIFTIVPFCPSVLWAQLIAAHSTWRYIGLFCALWAFVGLVLTALFYFPPPRVNSEGLTRGEILKRIDFVGGFLSIAGMILFMAGLQWGGYMYPWKSAHVLVPLILGVALVVAFVVWEGFFAPYPMFPRRINQAPRILTLTLIITFISGANFFSILMFWPTQAFNVYGHDPVQVGIRGIPVGFSIMAGACIVLWLLSVFRGANRSLMVISSILMTAGCGAMSVARPDNMSTLWGILVLAGLGIGGIVVPASIITTIICPDDLIATIAALTLSIRVIGGSIGYTIYYNVLVAKFTPAAIHYIGGAMVKYGNITSTEVIGEVIGLTSISLLDEIAEVPGIKGNEALYKIVIQAGQIAYAEAYKWVYYVSIAFGAVSVLASLFLGDIGKYMDDHVAVVM, encoded by the exons ATGGGTCCAACGCAATTGGACGCCAGTGGGCAGAACTCTGAGAGCGAGAAGCCTACTCATGTAGAGACTGAACATGCCGCCGGCACTTATCATGAGAAGAACGCCTTTCAGGCTCACGCGGATGAGTCGGGTGAGGGCCAAGATGCAAAG ATGACAAAACGACGATTCATGGCCCTCGTTTCGCAAGCCTTCCTCTGGACAGGCTCCCAGATCCCAGTTTACCTATTCGGAGGTGTCCCACCATACATCTACGCTGATATCGGAGGCCACGATCGCTGGACCTGGTTCGTTCTAGCTAATCTACTCTCGCTAGCAGCTGTTTGTCCGTTCGTGGGATCTCTATCGGATATGTTCGGTCGTCGATACGTTGCACTCTCCGGCGCGTCGTTTATCGTCCTTGGAATGATTGTTTGTTCTACCGCTCACAATATGAATGTCTTTATCG GTGGCATGGTCTTGGCGGGCGTGGGAGCAGGTATCAACGAACTCACCGCCCTAGCAGCAACGTCTGAGATGGCACCGACTGCCCAGCGCGGCAAATACGTCTCCATCCTGATCTTCACAATCGTGCCGTTCTGCCCCTCTGTTCTCTGGGCACAGCTCATCGCCGCACACTCAACATGGCGATACATCGGGCTCTTCTGTGCTCTCTGGGCCTTTGTCGGTCTTGTCTTGACAGCGTTGTTTTACTTCCCACCACCTCGTGTCAACTCAGAAGGCCTGACACGAGGGGAAATCCTGAAGCGCATTGATTTCGTCGGTGGTTTCCTCAGCATTGCTGGTATGATCTTGTTCATGGCTGGTTTGCAGTGGGGTGGATATATGTATCCTTGGAAGTCAGCCCATGTCCTTGTTCCTTTGATTCTTGGAGTAGCTTTGGTAGTCGCCTTTGTCGTCTGGGAGGGCTTCTTTGCGCCGTACCCCATGTTCCCTCGTCGTATCAACCAGGCACCGAGGATTCTTACCCTGAcactcatcatcaccttcatctcTGGCGCCAACTTCTTTTCCATCCTCATGTTTTGGCCTACGCAGGCTTTCAACGTGTACGGTCATGACCCCGTACAAGTTGGTATCCGAGGTATTCCTGTTGGCTtcagcatcatggctggtgcGTGCATTGTACTCTGGCTTCTATCTGTGTTTAGGGGTGCAAACAGATCACTCATGGTTATCTCGAGTATCCTTATGACGGCTGGATGTGGCGCCATGTCTGTTGCAAGACCCGACAACATGTCCACTCTATGGGGGATTCTCGTCCTGGCTGGTCTGGGTATCGGAGGAATCGTCGTCCCAGCCAGTATCATCACAACAATCATCTGCCCCGACGATCTCATCGCGACCATCGCAGCGCTTACTCTGAGCATCCGTGTCATTGGCGGTAGCATTGGCTACACCATTTACTACAATGTCCTCGTGGCCAAGTTCACACCAGCTGCTATTCACTACATCGGTGGAGCGATGGTGAAGTATGGCAACATCACGTCAACTGAAGTCATAGGGGAGGTCATCGGGCTGACTAGTATCTCTTTGCTGGATGAGATTGCTGAGGTACCAGGTATCAAGGGAAATGAGGCGTTGTATAAGATTGTGATCCAGGCTGGCCAGATTGCTTACGCTGAGGCATACAAATGGGTGTACTATGTGAGCATTGCTTTTGGTGCGGTTTCTGTCCttgcttctcttttcttGGGAGATATTGGGAAGTACATGGATGATCACGTCGCTGTGGTGATGTAA